The following are from one region of the Kiritimatiellia bacterium genome:
- a CDS encoding beta-lactamase family protein, with protein sequence MHPHHAHRPLFALLALAVCRAPLCRADPVTAALQPFLDRGEIAGAVTLVANRDRVLHCAAIGWANLERRVPIATNSLFWIASMTKPLTAALVLSLCDEGRCTLDDPLARWLPEFRGLTFSNGAPAEPMPTLRHLLTHTSGLDTPPPTRWDAPLSEIVAASAARPLHFPPGSRWEYCNGGINALGRVVEVIEQAPFAEVLQRRLLEPLGMTDTTFWPDEDAADRLATAYEPDGAGGLRPTGIFFLQGPLTDRRRTPLPAGGLFSTAADYAKFLQMLLNGGVTPSGRRILSEAAVREMTRTQTGDLKTGFVDGMSFGLGVGVVREPRGVTAALSPGTFGHGGAYGTQAWADPVRGRLYILLIQRAKLPNADGSEIRAAFQAAAAALPEPPADTTR encoded by the coding sequence ATGCACCCACACCACGCCCATCGTCCGCTGTTCGCACTGCTCGCGCTCGCGGTGTGCCGCGCGCCCCTCTGCCGGGCCGATCCCGTCACCGCCGCCCTCCAGCCGTTCCTCGATCGGGGCGAGATCGCGGGTGCGGTGACGCTGGTCGCCAACCGCGATCGCGTGCTTCATTGCGCCGCGATCGGATGGGCGAACCTTGAACGCCGAGTGCCGATCGCAACCAACTCGCTGTTCTGGATCGCCTCGATGACGAAGCCGCTGACCGCCGCGCTAGTGCTCTCGTTGTGCGACGAGGGCCGCTGCACGCTGGACGACCCTCTCGCCCGTTGGCTGCCGGAGTTCCGCGGCCTCACCTTCTCAAACGGCGCGCCCGCCGAACCAATGCCAACCCTTCGGCACCTGCTCACCCACACCTCCGGACTGGACACGCCGCCGCCGACCCGATGGGACGCGCCGCTCAGCGAGATCGTCGCGGCCAGTGCGGCCCGGCCGCTGCATTTTCCGCCCGGCTCGCGCTGGGAATATTGCAACGGCGGCATCAACGCGCTCGGGCGGGTCGTCGAAGTGATCGAGCAGGCCCCCTTCGCGGAGGTGCTGCAGCGCCGACTGCTCGAGCCCCTCGGCATGACCGACACGACGTTCTGGCCCGACGAGGACGCGGCGGACCGGCTCGCGACCGCGTACGAGCCCGACGGGGCTGGCGGTCTGCGGCCCACCGGCATCTTCTTTCTGCAGGGACCTCTCACCGACCGCCGCCGCACCCCGCTGCCCGCGGGTGGTCTGTTTTCCACCGCAGCCGATTACGCGAAGTTCCTGCAGATGCTGCTCAATGGCGGCGTCACCCCCTCCGGCCGCCGGATCCTGTCCGAGGCGGCGGTGCGGGAGATGACCCGGACCCAGACCGGAGACCTGAAAACCGGCTTTGTTGACGGCATGAGCTTTGGGCTGGGCGTGGGCGTCGTCCGCGAACCCCGCGGTGTCACCGCCGCCCTTTCTCCGGGCACGTTCGGTCACGGTGGCGCCTACGGTACCCAGGCGTGGGCCGATCCGGTCCGCGGCCGACTCTACATCCTGCTGATCCAGCGCGCGAAGCTGCCCAACGCGGACGGCTCGGAGATACGCGCCGCGTTCCAGGCCGCGGCGGCTGCGCTCCCGGAGCCGCCCGCCGATACGACCCGCTGA
- a CDS encoding SMP-30/gluconolactonase/LRE family protein — translation MIRHTILIPALVALTLAADAPAAMTLADLADPSAAPVVLGEGYGFCEGPAADGAGNVYFSDGRHDRIHLWRPGRPVEVFVSDSFDANGMMFNSRGELVVCEGAAYRIVAIDVRTKSRRVLVGGGPQREYNEPNDLTIDRQDGFYFTDPNYRHRGQPTIRKEDVYYVAPNGRVTTVSTVCKKPNGILLTPDNKVLYVADNADRCIYRYDVLGPGQLTNECRWAELPGGPDGMTLDEHGHLYVACGGKGIHVLAPDGRAVGTLLPGTYASNVVFGGPEFRMLLITSRDKFLGLPMKVRGVRPLAPPP, via the coding sequence ATGATACGGCACACCATCCTGATTCCGGCACTCGTGGCCCTCACCCTCGCTGCGGACGCCCCCGCGGCGATGACCCTCGCGGACCTTGCGGATCCCTCCGCGGCCCCGGTGGTGCTCGGCGAAGGCTACGGATTCTGCGAGGGACCGGCCGCCGACGGCGCCGGCAACGTGTACTTCTCCGACGGTCGCCACGACCGCATCCACCTTTGGCGGCCCGGCCGGCCGGTCGAAGTCTTCGTGAGCGACAGCTTCGACGCAAACGGCATGATGTTCAACTCGCGCGGCGAACTCGTCGTCTGCGAGGGCGCCGCGTACCGCATCGTCGCGATCGACGTGCGCACGAAGTCCCGCCGGGTGCTCGTCGGCGGCGGGCCGCAACGCGAATACAACGAGCCCAACGACCTGACGATTGACCGTCAGGACGGCTTCTACTTCACCGACCCGAACTACCGACACCGCGGCCAGCCGACGATCCGCAAAGAAGACGTGTACTACGTGGCGCCGAACGGCCGGGTGACGACCGTCTCCACCGTCTGCAAAAAGCCCAACGGCATTCTGCTGACGCCGGACAACAAGGTGCTGTATGTCGCCGACAATGCGGACCGGTGCATCTATCGCTACGACGTGCTCGGTCCCGGCCAGCTGACGAATGAATGCCGCTGGGCCGAGCTGCCCGGCGGCCCCGACGGGATGACGCTCGACGAGCACGGCCACCTCTACGTCGCCTGCGGCGGCAAGGGCATCCACGTGTTGGCGCCGGACGGCCGTGCGGTGGGCACGCTGCTGCCGGGCACGTACGCCTCCAATGTCGTGTTTGGCGGGCCCGAGTTCCGCATGCTGCTGATCACCTCGCGCGACAAGTTCCTCGGCCTGCCGATGAAGGTGCGTGGCGTTCGTCCGCTCGCGCCGCCGCCGTGA
- a CDS encoding glycoside hydrolase family 5 protein has translation MSALRLRTLAIVLGLVAAAARAPAAALERVAVSPDGAGFVLRPSGRPFRPWGFNYDHDRDGRLLEEYWATEWTNVVGDFHEMRTLGANVVRIHLQFGAFIEAPDRPNAAALDRLQQLVEVARQCGLRLILTGLGGYRRRAVPRWYDELDETGRWRAQAAFWRAVARRCRGRPEVFAYDLMNEPVIGGGTNRADWYTGELAGLVYVQRIALDTAGRPREAIATDWVRALATPIREEDPEALITVGEIPWAMVWPGARSVFHTPAVSNLLDFVSIHVYPRGGELERASGAVRANAVGKPVVVEEIFPLECGIEELERWMRSVRDQVAGWVGFYWGATPEELRAAPASISNALLLGWLELFRRAAPEFARPWPPD, from the coding sequence GTGAGCGCCCTGCGGCTGCGTACACTGGCGATCGTGCTCGGCCTGGTCGCCGCCGCGGCACGCGCGCCGGCCGCCGCGCTCGAGCGCGTCGCGGTTTCGCCCGACGGCGCCGGATTCGTGCTGCGGCCCTCGGGTCGCCCGTTTCGCCCCTGGGGATTCAACTACGATCACGACCGGGACGGGCGGTTGTTGGAGGAGTACTGGGCGACGGAGTGGACGAACGTCGTCGGAGACTTCCACGAGATGCGGACGCTCGGCGCCAACGTGGTGCGGATCCATTTGCAGTTCGGCGCGTTCATCGAGGCGCCGGACCGACCGAACGCGGCCGCGCTGGACCGGCTCCAGCAGCTGGTGGAGGTTGCGCGACAGTGCGGTCTGCGGCTGATCCTCACCGGTCTGGGCGGCTACCGCCGCCGCGCAGTACCGCGATGGTACGATGAACTGGATGAGACCGGCCGCTGGCGGGCACAGGCGGCGTTCTGGCGAGCCGTCGCGCGGAGGTGCCGCGGCCGCCCGGAGGTGTTCGCCTACGACCTGATGAACGAACCCGTGATCGGTGGCGGCACGAACCGCGCCGACTGGTACACCGGTGAGCTGGCGGGGCTGGTCTATGTCCAGCGCATCGCGCTCGACACCGCCGGACGGCCGCGCGAGGCGATCGCCACCGACTGGGTTCGTGCGCTGGCGACTCCGATCCGGGAGGAGGACCCCGAAGCGCTGATCACCGTCGGCGAGATTCCGTGGGCGATGGTGTGGCCGGGTGCGCGCTCGGTGTTTCACACTCCGGCGGTGTCGAACCTGCTCGACTTCGTCTCCATCCACGTCTACCCGCGGGGGGGAGAACTGGAGCGCGCGTCTGGCGCGGTGCGGGCGAATGCGGTGGGCAAGCCCGTGGTCGTGGAGGAAATCTTTCCACTCGAGTGCGGCATTGAAGAACTGGAACGCTGGATGCGATCCGTCCGCGACCAGGTCGCCGGCTGGGTCGGCTTTTACTGGGGCGCCACGCCGGAGGAACTGCGAGCCGCGCCCGCATCCATCTCGAACGCGCTTTTGCTCGGGTGGCTGGAGCTCTTCCGGCGCGCGGCGCCGGAGTTCGCGCGGCCGTGGCCACCTGACTAG
- a CDS encoding VCBS repeat-containing protein has translation MTRTPRWAAGAALAALAGFAEDTAGWRLHPIRPDSPFEAAAIADLNNDGRPDVFCGAFWYEAPGWTPHPVREIEARDGYHLDFGAVPLDVDGDGWTDIASCSWHGRDVFWLRNPGRPAHRWSRFEVGTPGPIETLLAADINGDGQLDLVPNVVGRPVWYSFQRDPAVAGGARWTEHPLPGQAGVHGLGVGDVDGDGRVDVVTPRGWLQNAPTGWVWFAEYDLKERASVPILVGDQDGDGDADLVWGSAHDVGVRWLEQTRDSSGRRGWRRHEVDSSWSQAHTMVAVDLDGDGRQEVVTGKRYWAHNGRDTGELEPRIVVAYAVDAATGAWRRRVLVFGTRAGFGIATMAGDLDGDGDPDVLCPGKSGLYWLENPAR, from the coding sequence ATGACGAGGACACCGCGCTGGGCGGCCGGCGCGGCGCTGGCCGCGCTGGCGGGGTTCGCCGAGGACACCGCCGGCTGGCGGCTGCATCCGATTCGTCCCGACTCGCCGTTCGAGGCGGCCGCGATTGCGGATCTGAACAACGACGGGCGGCCGGACGTGTTCTGCGGAGCCTTCTGGTATGAGGCGCCAGGCTGGACGCCTCATCCCGTCCGGGAGATTGAAGCGCGCGACGGTTATCACCTGGACTTTGGCGCGGTGCCGCTGGACGTGGATGGCGACGGGTGGACGGACATCGCCAGCTGTTCCTGGCATGGCCGCGACGTGTTCTGGCTCCGGAATCCCGGGCGGCCGGCACACCGATGGAGCCGCTTCGAGGTGGGCACCCCGGGCCCCATCGAAACCCTGCTGGCAGCCGATATCAACGGCGACGGCCAGTTGGATCTGGTTCCGAACGTCGTGGGCCGGCCGGTCTGGTATTCGTTCCAGCGGGATCCCGCAGTAGCGGGCGGCGCACGCTGGACGGAGCATCCGCTGCCCGGTCAGGCCGGCGTGCACGGCCTGGGGGTGGGCGATGTGGATGGCGACGGCCGTGTGGACGTGGTCACCCCGCGCGGATGGTTGCAGAATGCGCCGACCGGCTGGGTGTGGTTCGCGGAGTACGACCTCAAAGAACGCGCGAGCGTGCCGATTCTGGTGGGCGACCAAGACGGTGATGGCGACGCCGACCTCGTCTGGGGCTCCGCGCACGACGTGGGCGTACGGTGGCTTGAGCAGACGCGCGACAGCTCCGGCCGTCGGGGCTGGCGGCGGCACGAAGTGGATAGCAGCTGGTCCCAGGCGCACACGATGGTGGCGGTGGATCTCGACGGCGATGGCCGGCAAGAAGTTGTGACCGGTAAACGGTACTGGGCACACAACGGCCGCGACACGGGCGAACTGGAGCCGCGCATCGTTGTCGCTTATGCCGTTGACGCCGCCACGGGCGCATGGCGGCGACGGGTGCTGGTGTTCGGGACGCGCGCGGGCTTCGGTATCGCGACAATGGCGGGCGACCTGGACGGCGACGGCGACCCGGATGTGCTCTGCCCGGGCAAGAGCGGCCTCTACTGGCTCGAGAACCCCGCGCGTTGA
- the bioB gene encoding biotin synthase BioB: MTTNWIELAARVAAGRPVSREEALAMLRASEDELLAMLQGAFELRRRAFGRRVDLHVIENARGGLCSEDCAYCSQSAVSSADVPVHETRDPATMLEHARAAAACGAVRFCIVASGREPDPNELDRVCAAVERIKRELDLQICTSLGLLDDAAARRLAAAGVDRYNHNLETSERFFPQICSTHTWQERRETIARAKAAGMEVCCGGLVGMGETDEDRVDLALAIREVGADSIPVNFLDPRPGTPLAGRERLSPVTCLKVLAMFRYVCPDREIRCAGGREACLRSLQPLALWAANSIFTQGYLTTPGQGWERDRAMIAEAGFEIGHWVKA; the protein is encoded by the coding sequence ATGACGACGAACTGGATCGAACTGGCCGCTCGAGTTGCGGCAGGCCGGCCGGTCTCGCGGGAGGAGGCGCTCGCGATGTTGCGTGCGTCGGAGGACGAGCTGCTGGCGATGCTGCAGGGGGCATTTGAGCTGCGGCGCCGCGCGTTCGGTCGCCGGGTGGACCTGCACGTGATCGAGAACGCGCGCGGCGGACTGTGCAGCGAGGACTGCGCATACTGCAGCCAGTCTGCGGTGTCCTCCGCGGACGTGCCGGTGCATGAGACGCGGGACCCGGCTACCATGCTCGAACACGCCCGGGCGGCGGCCGCGTGTGGTGCGGTTCGGTTCTGTATTGTCGCCAGCGGCCGCGAGCCGGACCCGAACGAGCTGGACCGTGTCTGCGCCGCGGTGGAGCGGATCAAACGCGAGCTCGACCTTCAGATCTGCACCTCGCTGGGGCTGCTCGACGATGCCGCGGCCCGGCGTCTGGCTGCGGCCGGGGTGGACCGGTACAACCACAACCTCGAGACCTCCGAACGGTTCTTTCCGCAGATTTGTTCCACCCACACCTGGCAGGAGCGCCGCGAGACGATCGCTCGCGCGAAAGCGGCGGGCATGGAGGTCTGTTGTGGCGGTCTGGTGGGCATGGGGGAAACGGACGAGGACCGGGTGGACCTGGCGCTGGCGATTCGGGAGGTGGGGGCGGACTCGATCCCGGTGAACTTTCTCGACCCACGGCCGGGGACGCCGCTGGCCGGGCGCGAGCGGCTCTCGCCGGTCACGTGCCTGAAGGTGCTGGCGATGTTTCGCTATGTGTGTCCGGACCGGGAAATTCGCTGCGCGGGGGGGCGCGAGGCATGCCTGCGCAGTCTGCAGCCGCTGGCGCTGTGGGCGGCGAACTCGATCTTCACGCAGGGTTACCTCACCACCCCGGGCCAGGGCTGGGAACGCGACCGCGCGATGATCGCGGAGGCCGGCTTCGAAATCGGTCACTGGGTGAAGGCGTGA